From Pedobacter aquae:
CTGTAGCTTCTCTTCCTCTTGCAGTACGCATTAAATAGCCTTCTTGTATCAAAAAAGGCTCGTAAACCTCTTCTATCGTACCTTCATCTTCGCCTACCGCAGTTGCAATTGTTTTTAAACCTACCGGCCCACCCTTAAACTTATCTATAATGGTTGATAAAATTTTATTATCCATCTCATCTAAACCATGCTCATCCACGTTAAGTGCATTTAACGCATAACGGGCTATTTCGGTTTCAATTTCTCCATTTCCTTTTATCTGCGCAAAATCTCTGGTTCTTCTTAACAAAGCATTGGCTATACGTGGCGTACCTCTACTCCTTCTGGCTATTTCGAAAGCACCCTCTTCTGTTATAGGTGTTTTTAAAATATCGGCAGAGCGCATCACAATAGAGGTTAATAATTTAGCATCGTAGTATTGTAATCTAGAATTGATACCAAATCTTGCCCTTAAAGGCGATGTTAACAAGCCAGACCTTGTAGTGGCCCCAACCAAGGTAAAAGGGTTTAAAGATATTTGTACCGACCGAGCATTGGGCCCAGTTTCTAGCATGATATCTATTTTAAAATCCTCCATGGCCGAGTATAAATACTCTTCTACCAAGGGACTTAAACGGTGTATCTCATCAATAAATAAAATATCGCCGGTTTCTAAATTGGTAAGTAAACCAGCTAAATCGCCAGGTTTATCTAATACTGGGCCACTGGTTATTTTTATGCCCACGCCCATTTCATTAGCTATGATGTGTGAAAGCGTGGTTTTACCCAAACCCGGAGGGCCATGCAACAATACATGGTCTAAAGCTTCGCCTCTTAAGCGAGCAGCTTTCACAAATATTTTAAGGTTTTCTAGAATTTTATCTTGTCCGGCAAAATCTTCAAACTCCTGCGGACGTAACACTTTCTCAACCTCTTTATCTGTAGGATTTAATCGATCTTTATTAGGATCAAGATTTTCATTCATGGGGTTGAAGTTAATAAAAACACTTCTGGTTTAGAATAAGTGTAGAAGATTTTTTAGAAAGCAAATGAAATACAGTTATTTACCGCTAGTCCTGCTAAACGCTCATACGCCTACAAGGCATTAAGCTCGAGGCCGGTATCCGCTTATATCAGGTTTAGGATGGCAAAGCCTGTAGAAATATTAAAGTTTTATTTTCAATAATTCTTCATAAACATTTACCAGCTCAACTCTTTTTCCAAAAATTCAATCAAACTATTGGCTAAATCTTGCTGCTCTTTGATACTAGGATGCCCACCCGAATTCTTGTAAGGAATAAAATGTGTATAAATCTTTTCGTCTTTTAAACCAGCTACCGCTTTTTTAACATAAGCAGGCCAAGGCGAGCCCTCTCTGGTGATATCCATATTACCTAAAATACAAACCAGCTTAGCTTTAGGATATTTATTTCTGATGGATGTTAAGAAATTCTGATAGGATTTGATGATGAAATCTTCTGTAGGTGCTTGCGTTCCAAAAGTAGTTTTAAAGCCCTCGGTATTGGTTTTCTTTACTAGCCAAGAATCGTTCTGAAACAAATTAACCACCACAGCCTCTGGAGTATACTGCTTAAAATCCCATTTACTTGAAGCATTGTTAGGATTTAAACGGTCATACATCTGTGGCATAATCAAAGGAAACCAGCTGATCATGATACCTATACCACTTCTACAAATACTATGATATTGTGCATCAAAATGCTTTGCTGTTAAATGAGCATAACTCAAATAAGCATTGGTAAAAGTACTATCAGGAGAATCTTTACCAGAAAAATCTTCAACCGCATAACCAGCAGTGATAGAATTTCCATAAAACTCAATTTTCCTACTTTTAGGCTTATCAGCAGGTAAAAATTTAGCATTCTGAGGCAACTCAAAACCATAGAATATGGTTTTACCCCTTGTCCATTCTGTTCTTTTAAAAATTTCTATTTGATGTTTACCCGGCTTTAAATTTTGAGCAAGGATATAAGTCTTCTTTACTTTTTCTGGTCTAAAAATATAGCTGCTATCACCATCTATGATGATGTTATAGTAATTGTTCCCTGTTTCGTCTTGAAAGGTTGCTGAGATTCCACTCCCTTTAAAATTAAGCTTTACACTTGTAGCCGACCAATACAAATCAGCCATAGCTTTATCTTTTTTAATTCTTCCTTGGTAAGTAATAGCTTTATGCTGAGGATTTAATTTTTGTTGCGCAAAAGAGGTATAGCTAACCAGCCAAAAGATGAAGAACAGAAAGTGTTTTTTCATGCTGATTTCTTCTTATAGGTTCTAAACCAGCTTCTTATTTTCATTTCGATAACTCCTAAAAAAGCTTCTCTGAAGATTTTAGTCGACATTTTAGACGTTCCTTCTGTTCTATCCGTAAAAATGATAGGAATCTCTATCACATTAAAACCGTGTTTAATGGCCGTAAATTTCATTTCTATTTGAAAGGCATAACCCACAAATTTTATCTTATGAAATTCTATAGTTGCTAAAACCTGCTTACGGTAACATTTAAAACCAGCGGTAGCATCTTGTATATCAATACCTGTAATTAAACGCACATATACTGATGCAAAGTAAGACATCAAAACCCTGCCCATAGGCCAATTTACCACATTTACACCTTTGATATATCTTGAGCCTATAGCAACATCAGCCCCAGCTAGGCAAGCTTCTCTTAGTCTAATTAAATCATCAGGGTTATGAGAGAAATCGGCATCCATCTCAAAAATAAATTCATAATGATGGTTTAAAGCCCACTTAAAGCCATGAATATAGGCAGTACCTAAACCTTGCTTTCCGCTGCGTTCTTCAATAAAAAGCCTTTCGGGATATATGCTTTGCAAATGTTTTACGATAGAGGCTGTACCATCTGGCGAGCCATCATCAATAATTAAAACATGAAAAGGCTGAGCTAATGAAAAAACCTTGTGAATAATTTTTTCAATATTCTCTTTTTCATTATAGGTAGGAATTATAACTAAGCTATCAGACAATTTGTAAATTTTTAGCTTCCAAAAATACATTTTTTGGAAGCTTATACATACATCAATTCTTATTCTCTTTTTATCGCATTAATGCGCTGTTGGTGCAAGACCTTCTTCTGCACCATGTGTAAGTCTTTTTAAAGGTTTAATGATTAAGAAAACCAATAAACCAAAGAGCATACAAAAGATGGCAATACCTGTAAATATGGTAAGTTCGCCAGCCTCAGCAGATGCTTCTGATAAAATACCAGCAACTTTATTTCCTAAACCGGTAGCGGCAAAATAAGCTCCCATCATAAAAGCTACATACCTTTCTGGCGATAGCTTGGTGATGAAAGAAAGTGCCACCGGAGATGCGCAAAGCTCGCCAATGGTATGAAATAAATAAGCTAAAATGAGCCAATGCATAGCAGATTTACCAACTTCTTGATATTCTAAAGCGGCAGCTGTCATAAACAAAAAGCCCGAGCCCATGATGATCACCCCAACGGCCATTTTAAAAATGGAAGAGGCTTCTTTACCTGCTTTAGCCCATTTTATCCAAAAAGTACCCACTAGGGTAGCAAAAAGTAAAATAAAAATAGCATTCACACTTTGGAACCAAGATGCTGGAATTTCTGGCAAGAAACTTAAACCTATCATACGGTTGGTTTTTGGTCGGCATAAACATTCATTAAACCACCTGCTTGTTCAAAAGCTCCCCAAAAAACAATAATGATTAAAAAGGATAGAAAAACAACTTTCATCCTATCTTTTTCTATTGCATTACACTCGTTATACATCACCATAGCAACACCTACGGCAAAGCTTAAACCCATAATTAACAAACCATATTGCCAGCTAGAAGTTGCAAAAACAATTAATCCTAAAGCTAAAACTGCTAGGGTTGAGAACAGGGAGTTTTTCTTTTTAAAGATGTCTAAAAACAAATTTTGTTGAGGCTCGCCAGAAGTTTTATCTACCACAACCAAATCCCCCACATGGGTTAAATATTTTTGTCCGTACAGGTATACCATTTGCCCTAAAGCCATACCCACACCTGCCATCCCAAAGCCATAATGCCAGCCATAAGTTTCGCCAACATAACCAACGGCCAAAGCAGAAATAGCAGCACCAAGATTTATCCCCATATAAAAAATATAGAAACCCATATCTTTTCTTCTATCACCATTGGCATATAAACCGCCTACCATGGTAGAAATATTTGGTTTTAAGCATCCTACACCGGCAACAATTAAAATTAAACCTGTATAAAAAGCCCACATTTGCTCTATAGCTAAAATACCATGCCCCGCTACCAGCAACCAACCGCCCAGCATGACCGATTTCTTTTGCCCTAAATATTTATCAGCTATGATACCACCGGGAATAGAGGCTACATAAACAAACATGGTATACCAGCCATAAAGGGCATAAGCTTCGCCTTCTGTCCATCCTAAACCTGCATTTAAATCGCTTGTTTTAGCTACTAAATAAAGTACCAAAATGGCCCTCATGCCGTAGTAACTGAAGCGTTCCCACATTTCTGTAAGAAACAAGATATATAGCCCTATGGGGTGGCCAAATAATTCTTTTTGCTTTTCCATTCAATTTGTTTTGTTAGTGTGTTTTGAAAGATATTGAATTTAGCTGGATTTTTACAAATATTAAAAGCCAATTACTTTACGCCATGCATTAATTTCTTCAATAATGGTGTTAGTAAAATGATAAATACCCCTAAAGCAACCGGAATAATGGTAAAGATTAAGAAGAATGCCGACATAGAATAGTTTGCTGTAATCTGGTCTATCATGCCTCCCATGGTACCTGCTATTTTATTACCAATAGCAATAGCTAAATACCAGATACCAAACATAATGGCTATCATTCTGCCCGGTACCAGTTTACTTACGTAAGATAAACCTACTGGTGATATACAAAGCTCGCCCATGGTATGGAAAAAG
This genomic window contains:
- the ruvB gene encoding Holliday junction branch migration DNA helicase RuvB — its product is MNENLDPNKDRLNPTDKEVEKVLRPQEFEDFAGQDKILENLKIFVKAARLRGEALDHVLLHGPPGLGKTTLSHIIANEMGVGIKITSGPVLDKPGDLAGLLTNLETGDILFIDEIHRLSPLVEEYLYSAMEDFKIDIMLETGPNARSVQISLNPFTLVGATTRSGLLTSPLRARFGINSRLQYYDAKLLTSIVMRSADILKTPITEEGAFEIARRSRGTPRIANALLRRTRDFAQIKGNGEIETEIARYALNALNVDEHGLDEMDNKILSTIIDKFKGGPVGLKTIATAVGEDEGTIEEVYEPFLIQEGYLMRTARGREATEAAYHHLGKLKSGGTGTLF
- a CDS encoding peptide MFS transporter, with the translated sequence MEKQKELFGHPIGLYILFLTEMWERFSYYGMRAILVLYLVAKTSDLNAGLGWTEGEAYALYGWYTMFVYVASIPGGIIADKYLGQKKSVMLGGWLLVAGHGILAIEQMWAFYTGLILIVAGVGCLKPNISTMVGGLYANGDRRKDMGFYIFYMGINLGAAISALAVGYVGETYGWHYGFGMAGVGMALGQMVYLYGQKYLTHVGDLVVVDKTSGEPQQNLFLDIFKKKNSLFSTLAVLALGLIVFATSSWQYGLLIMGLSFAVGVAMVMYNECNAIEKDRMKVVFLSFLIIIVFWGAFEQAGGLMNVYADQKPTV
- a CDS encoding SGNH/GDSL hydrolase family protein; translation: MKKHFLFFIFWLVSYTSFAQQKLNPQHKAITYQGRIKKDKAMADLYWSATSVKLNFKGSGISATFQDETGNNYYNIIIDGDSSYIFRPEKVKKTYILAQNLKPGKHQIEIFKRTEWTRGKTIFYGFELPQNAKFLPADKPKSRKIEFYGNSITAGYAVEDFSGKDSPDSTFTNAYLSYAHLTAKHFDAQYHSICRSGIGIMISWFPLIMPQMYDRLNPNNASSKWDFKQYTPEAVVVNLFQNDSWLVKKTNTEGFKTTFGTQAPTEDFIIKSYQNFLTSIRNKYPKAKLVCILGNMDITREGSPWPAYVKKAVAGLKDEKIYTHFIPYKNSGGHPSIKEQQDLANSLIEFLEKELSW
- a CDS encoding peptide MFS transporter, producing the protein MIGLSFLPEIPASWFQSVNAIFILLFATLVGTFWIKWAKAGKEASSIFKMAVGVIIMGSGFLFMTAAALEYQEVGKSAMHWLILAYLFHTIGELCASPVALSFITKLSPERYVAFMMGAYFAATGLGNKVAGILSEASAEAGELTIFTGIAIFCMLFGLLVFLIIKPLKRLTHGAEEGLAPTAH
- a CDS encoding polyprenol monophosphomannose synthase, yielding MSDSLVIIPTYNEKENIEKIIHKVFSLAQPFHVLIIDDGSPDGTASIVKHLQSIYPERLFIEERSGKQGLGTAYIHGFKWALNHHYEFIFEMDADFSHNPDDLIRLREACLAGADVAIGSRYIKGVNVVNWPMGRVLMSYFASVYVRLITGIDIQDATAGFKCYRKQVLATIEFHKIKFVGYAFQIEMKFTAIKHGFNVIEIPIIFTDRTEGTSKMSTKIFREAFLGVIEMKIRSWFRTYKKKSA